One genomic region from Roseinatronobacter sp. S2 encodes:
- a CDS encoding xanthine dehydrogenase family protein molybdopterin-binding subunit: protein MSTKFKMDAPCPRLLDQMAQGVIHLPLDRVEGPVKVTGRATYAAERALPDQAEGVLVRATIAQGRVIGMNNDAVHALPGVLGVFADERFLRNPAQGGAGKAPVQGVTDVFYHGQPVALVVAENLEQARHAAASFRLHYDEVAAQVDPDAATTIERPDAHKLEQGDFDHAMAQAHATVDQIYTTAPHHAAAMELHASVAEWTDGCLTLHGAFQMLKYNRAELADALGIAPEQVRILSPYVGGGVGSKLGISPEAVAAAIAARALGRPVRVMMTRKQAFTMTTHRTATRQRLRLAADAQGHLSAIGHEDRVYNLPGESFSEPTAQSTHFLYSGANRRMAQQLVRVNRPCAGSVRAPGEAVGMLALEAAMDELAQTLGIDPVELRKRNIPERHPETGIPFSARRFAACMDKGARLFGWGTRNPATGKRSEGEWLIGLGMAAAARVNMVSASRARVTLRSDGIALVETDMTDIGTGTYTILGQIAAEMLGLPLAQVEVRLGDTDLPPSAGSGGSHGASSAGSSVFLACETLRARLAERLGCAPEDLTLKDGVAIGANHRVPLKEMLPDGLMSEEGHFEPGATSKQTSQASYGAFFAEVGVNRITGEARVRRMLGTFAAGRILNEKTARSQCQGGMIWGIGAALTEEMMFDPCDGHPVNNDLAEYHLPVNRDCPQIKVHLLEDRDDMACPIQSKGIGELGISGAGAAVLNAIHNATGIRIRSYPATLDKILPHLPD from the coding sequence ATGAGCACCAAATTCAAGATGGACGCTCCCTGTCCGCGCCTGCTGGATCAGATGGCGCAAGGTGTGATCCACCTTCCGCTTGATCGTGTGGAAGGGCCGGTTAAAGTCACTGGCCGCGCAACATATGCAGCCGAGCGTGCGCTTCCCGATCAGGCCGAGGGCGTGCTGGTGCGCGCGACTATCGCCCAAGGCCGCGTTATCGGAATGAACAATGATGCGGTCCACGCCCTGCCCGGCGTGCTGGGCGTCTTTGCGGACGAACGGTTCCTGCGCAACCCCGCACAGGGCGGCGCCGGAAAGGCACCTGTTCAAGGTGTGACGGACGTGTTCTATCATGGTCAGCCGGTCGCCCTTGTTGTGGCTGAAAATCTGGAACAGGCCCGCCATGCCGCCGCCAGCTTCAGGCTGCACTATGATGAAGTTGCAGCGCAAGTTGACCCTGATGCGGCGACAACGATTGAACGACCCGACGCGCACAAACTGGAGCAGGGTGATTTCGACCACGCCATGGCGCAGGCGCACGCGACCGTGGACCAGATTTACACGACAGCACCGCACCACGCGGCAGCAATGGAACTGCACGCCTCGGTTGCAGAATGGACGGATGGATGCCTTACGCTGCATGGCGCATTCCAGATGCTCAAATACAACCGGGCGGAACTTGCCGATGCACTGGGCATTGCGCCCGAACAGGTGCGGATACTTTCGCCCTATGTGGGTGGGGGGGTCGGCTCCAAACTCGGCATCTCGCCCGAGGCGGTGGCCGCCGCGATTGCAGCGCGCGCGCTGGGTCGGCCCGTCAGGGTCATGATGACGCGCAAGCAGGCCTTTACAATGACCACCCACCGCACGGCCACGCGCCAGCGGCTGCGCCTGGCGGCTGATGCGCAGGGACACCTGAGCGCTATCGGCCACGAAGATCGCGTCTATAACCTGCCGGGCGAGAGTTTCAGCGAACCGACAGCGCAGTCCACGCATTTTCTTTATTCCGGTGCGAACCGCCGGATGGCGCAGCAACTGGTGCGGGTGAACCGCCCCTGTGCCGGTTCCGTCCGCGCACCGGGCGAGGCGGTGGGAATGCTTGCGCTGGAAGCGGCTATGGACGAGTTGGCCCAGACACTTGGCATCGACCCTGTGGAGTTACGCAAGCGCAACATCCCCGAACGGCACCCCGAAACGGGCATTCCATTCTCTGCACGGCGCTTTGCCGCTTGTATGGACAAGGGTGCGCGCCTCTTTGGCTGGGGAACCCGCAACCCCGCGACAGGGAAGCGCAGCGAAGGCGAATGGCTGATCGGTCTTGGCATGGCGGCTGCTGCGCGGGTCAACATGGTCTCTGCCTCTCGCGCGCGCGTTACGCTGCGGTCCGACGGCATCGCGCTGGTCGAGACGGACATGACCGATATCGGCACCGGCACATATACAATCCTTGGCCAGATTGCCGCTGAAATGCTGGGTTTGCCGTTGGCGCAAGTCGAGGTTCGCCTTGGCGACACAGACTTGCCGCCTTCGGCAGGATCAGGCGGCTCTCACGGGGCATCGTCCGCAGGCTCATCCGTGTTTCTGGCCTGCGAAACCCTTCGCGCGCGGCTTGCAGAACGTCTGGGCTGCGCCCCGGAAGACCTTACGCTGAAGGACGGCGTTGCCATCGGTGCAAACCATAGGGTCCCCTTGAAAGAGATGCTACCGGACGGTCTGATGTCCGAAGAAGGCCATTTTGAACCGGGCGCGACCAGCAAGCAGACAAGCCAGGCATCCTATGGTGCCTTTTTTGCGGAAGTCGGTGTGAACAGAATAACAGGCGAGGCCCGCGTGCGCAGAATGCTTGGCACCTTCGCCGCCGGGCGTATCCTGAACGAAAAGACCGCGCGTTCACAATGTCAGGGGGGTATGATCTGGGGCATCGGCGCGGCCCTGACAGAGGAGATGATGTTCGATCCGTGCGACGGCCATCCGGTCAATAACGATCTTGCCGAATATCACTTGCCGGTAAACCGCGACTGCCCGCAGATTAAGGTGCATCTGCTTGAAGATCGCGATGACATGGCCTGCCCCATCCAGTCAAAGGGTATAGGCGAGCTTGGTATCTCCGGCGCGGGCGCTGCCGTTCTGAACGCGATCCATAACGCAACGGGTATTCGCATACGCAGCTATCCCGCAACGCTGGACAAGATACTCCCACACCTGCCCGATTGA
- a CDS encoding VOC family protein has protein sequence MPKIHSILETALYVDDLERATAFYEGIMGLPVLHADDRMCAYNINGRSVLLLFVRGATTEPVHTPGGVIPPHDGSGQLHIAFAVTPDEMQPWRAHLAAHGITIVGTSDWKNGGHSLYFRDPDGNLLELATTPGVWDGF, from the coding sequence ATGCCAAAGATACATTCCATCCTCGAAACGGCGCTTTATGTCGATGACCTTGAGCGCGCGACCGCGTTCTATGAGGGTATCATGGGTCTGCCTGTTCTGCATGCAGATGACAGGATGTGCGCCTACAATATCAATGGCCGCAGCGTGCTTTTGTTGTTTGTTCGCGGTGCCACGACCGAACCTGTTCACACACCCGGCGGGGTGATTCCGCCACATGACGGGTCTGGACAGTTGCACATAGCCTTTGCCGTCACGCCAGATGAAATGCAGCCATGGCGTGCACATCTGGCCGCGCATGGCATAACCATAGTGGGGACATCTGACTGGAAAAACGGCGGGCATAGTCTGTATTTCCGCGACCCTGACGGGAACCTTCTGGAACTTGCCACAACACCGGGGGTTTGGGACGGTTTTTGA
- a CDS encoding efflux RND transporter permease subunit, which produces MHGLINAAFSRMRTMLLLLVLTLLAGGYSYVTIPKEATPEIDIPVFIVNVSYSGISPEDSARLLVEPLERQFQGLAGLREMRADAGEGFARMTLEFTPGFDQQTALQSVRDEADNAQPALPAGADPPVVNEVDMSLFPILTVALSGNVPERELIAMARELQDRVEGLTGVLEANLSGARDDLMEIIVNPLAMQSYGLSTQEISQVVQNNNQLVPAGAFDTGAGNIGVAIPGTVETVADVLTMPVQVSNGTVVRVQDVAEVRQTFQDPVSFARLDGQATIGLDISKTAGANVIDTVDAVRAAAEDLRGDWGDAVQISFLQDQAEDIQTLLSDLENNVIAAVLLVMLTTLLALGLRASLLVAVAIPGAFLGGILAINLFGFTLNIVVLFGLILVVGMLVDGTIVVVELAERYRAEGFSQREAFLKAAQRMSWPITAAVATTLAVFVPLLFWPGIAGQFMFYLPATVIVTLSASLLMALVFVPLIGSLYARRVSSSGVSDSAARPAFYDRILTYVIARPGFALGVSLLALVVSFAVYSALGRGVEFFPAVEPDRAQVQIEADGNLSVHEADRLVRMVENRIIGMDGVNTVYARTIGTIEERLQSNLAPNTIGTLQIDFTDWRIRAPVSEIIDTMRARTQELPGIRVLVEAQEAGPGEARPIQIEVAAQDRALLPDAARRLQRLMEQRGTFTDITSDVPDPSPEVRIQVDREQAARYGVDIDTLGSTVQLLTRGVTLGTYLPAFAPDEVDIRLRYPAEERTFAQLSTLRIATQAGMVPIANFVTITAAPASPVITRVDARNVQTISAGIAAGTTVAEEIAVLQRIIDAEDFNDGVDIRFAGEIEDQQEAITFLITAFIVAVFLMFAILLTQLNSFFQSILVLSAIIFSLAGVLLALVIRQEAFSVVMSGIGIVALAGIVVNNNIVLIDAYNEHHANGLPPAEAAFRAGGERFRPVLLTAVTTVVGLMPLVLGLTVDFFGRDLFVGAPSGQFWVQLSTAIVGGLVFSSVITILLTPALLAWDGNRRDKRAGRDDRL; this is translated from the coding sequence ATGCATGGGCTGATCAACGCGGCCTTCAGCCGCATGCGGACAATGCTTTTGCTGCTGGTGCTGACCCTGCTGGCTGGCGGATATTCCTATGTGACCATCCCCAAAGAGGCGACGCCCGAAATTGATATTCCGGTGTTTATTGTGAATGTGTCCTATTCCGGCATTTCGCCCGAAGACAGTGCAAGACTGCTGGTCGAGCCGCTGGAACGGCAGTTTCAGGGATTGGCGGGATTGCGCGAGATGCGCGCCGACGCGGGAGAGGGGTTCGCCCGCATGACGCTGGAATTCACGCCGGGCTTCGATCAACAGACAGCCCTGCAAAGCGTGCGCGATGAAGCCGACAATGCGCAGCCCGCGCTGCCCGCTGGTGCCGACCCGCCTGTCGTCAACGAAGTTGACATGTCGCTGTTCCCGATCCTGACCGTGGCGTTGTCGGGCAATGTGCCGGAGCGCGAGTTGATTGCGATGGCGCGCGAATTGCAGGACCGGGTTGAGGGACTGACCGGCGTGCTGGAGGCCAATCTGAGTGGTGCGCGCGATGATCTGATGGAAATTATCGTGAACCCGCTGGCGATGCAGTCTTATGGTTTGTCCACACAGGAAATAAGCCAGGTTGTGCAAAACAACAATCAGCTTGTTCCTGCCGGTGCCTTCGACACCGGCGCGGGGAATATAGGGGTGGCTATTCCGGGCACTGTGGAAACGGTGGCGGATGTGTTGACCATGCCTGTGCAGGTCAGCAACGGCACCGTAGTGCGCGTTCAGGACGTGGCCGAGGTGCGCCAGACATTTCAGGACCCGGTCAGTTTTGCGCGCCTTGACGGTCAGGCAACCATCGGGCTGGACATATCAAAGACTGCAGGCGCCAATGTCATTGATACCGTGGACGCAGTGCGCGCAGCGGCCGAGGATCTGCGTGGCGACTGGGGTGATGCGGTGCAGATCAGCTTCCTGCAGGATCAGGCCGAAGACATCCAGACCCTGCTCAGTGATCTTGAAAATAATGTCATTGCGGCGGTGCTGCTGGTAATGCTGACCACGCTTCTGGCGCTTGGGCTGCGCGCGTCGCTTCTGGTCGCCGTGGCAATCCCCGGTGCATTTCTTGGCGGTATTCTGGCTATAAACCTGTTCGGTTTCACGCTTAACATCGTGGTGTTGTTCGGCCTGATCCTTGTGGTGGGTATGCTGGTTGATGGCACCATCGTTGTCGTGGAACTGGCAGAGCGCTACCGCGCCGAGGGCTTTTCGCAGCGAGAGGCGTTTCTGAAGGCGGCGCAGCGTATGTCCTGGCCGATTACGGCGGCTGTTGCAACCACGCTGGCGGTGTTTGTCCCGCTTCTGTTCTGGCCGGGCATCGCGGGGCAGTTCATGTTCTACCTGCCTGCTACCGTCATTGTCACGCTCTCGGCCTCGCTGTTGATGGCGCTGGTCTTTGTGCCGCTGATCGGCTCGCTTTACGCGCGTCGGGTGTCATCATCCGGGGTGTCGGACTCGGCGGCACGTCCGGCCTTTTATGACCGCATACTGACCTATGTTATCGCGCGGCCGGGTTTTGCGCTTGGCGTCAGCCTGCTTGCGCTGGTGGTGTCTTTTGCTGTCTATTCCGCCCTTGGGCGCGGGGTCGAGTTTTTTCCCGCTGTGGAGCCGGACCGCGCGCAGGTCCAGATAGAAGCCGACGGTAACCTTTCGGTGCATGAGGCGGACCGTCTGGTGCGGATGGTGGAAAACCGCATCATCGGCATGGATGGCGTCAACACTGTCTATGCGCGCACCATCGGGACTATTGAGGAGCGCCTGCAATCCAATCTTGCCCCAAACACCATTGGAACGTTACAAATCGATTTCACCGACTGGCGCATCCGCGCCCCGGTTTCCGAGATCATCGACACAATGCGTGCCCGCACGCAGGAGCTTCCGGGCATCCGTGTGCTGGTCGAAGCACAGGAAGCGGGGCCGGGAGAGGCGCGACCAATCCAGATAGAGGTCGCGGCGCAGGACCGTGCGCTGTTGCCCGATGCCGCGCGCCGCCTGCAACGCCTGATGGAACAGCGTGGCACGTTCACCGACATCACAAGCGACGTGCCAGACCCCAGCCCCGAGGTTCGCATTCAGGTCGACCGCGAACAGGCCGCGCGCTACGGCGTCGATATCGACACGCTGGGCAGCACTGTTCAGCTTCTTACGCGCGGTGTCACGCTGGGCACCTATCTGCCCGCATTTGCCCCAGACGAGGTTGATATACGCCTGCGCTATCCGGCAGAGGAGCGCACCTTCGCCCAGCTTAGCACTCTGCGTATCGCGACACAGGCCGGTATGGTGCCGATCGCCAATTTTGTGACCATTACCGCCGCACCGGCGTCGCCGGTGATCACCCGTGTCGACGCGCGCAATGTGCAGACCATCTCGGCGGGTATCGCGGCAGGCACCACTGTGGCCGAGGAAATCGCGGTGCTACAGCGTATCATCGATGCAGAGGATTTCAACGACGGGGTCGACATCCGTTTCGCAGGCGAGATCGAGGACCAGCAGGAAGCGATAACTTTTCTGATCACCGCGTTCATCGTCGCTGTCTTTTTGATGTTCGCCATCCTGCTGACCCAACTCAACAGTTTTTTCCAAAGCATTCTGGTGTTGTCAGCGATCATTTTTTCACTGGCGGGTGTGCTGCTGGCGCTGGTCATCCGCCAAGAGGCATTTTCGGTGGTGATGAGCGGGATTGGCATTGTCGCGCTGGCGGGGATCGTGGTGAACAACAACATCGTGCTGATTGACGCCTATAATGAACACCACGCAAACGGCTTGCCGCCGGCAGAAGCTGCCTTTCGGGCGGGTGGAGAGCGGTTCCGTCCGGTGCTGCTGACCGCCGTGACCACAGTGGTCGGATTAATGCCGCTGGTGTTGGGGCTGACGGTGGATTTCTTCGGGCGGGATCTGTTTGTCGGGGCGCCGTCGGGGCAGTTCTGGGTTCAGCTGTCCACGGCCATTGTGGGCGGACTGGTGTTTTCCAGTGTCATCACGATCCTGCTGACACCTGCGCTGCTGGCGTGGGACGGCAACCGTCGCGACAAGCGGGCAGGGCGCGATGATAGACTTTAA
- a CDS encoding efflux RND transporter periplasmic adaptor subunit, translating into MRRLINPTSVVFVAIILVIAVWIGRGMLFREQVQAPEPEDERVPRVAASWSEAEDITLELVLYGDVEPVQVTILRARVDGIIEEIAAQGSHVSRGDRVGRVSADDRTARLARAEAQVASASRDYDAARGLADRDIGTEAEAQARRAELEAARAELQTIELEIANTELTAPIDGVINEVITDIGSYVSVGGEVLEVVDNARLIASVQVQQTAIQGIRTGMPALVRFIGGGAQEGEVRFVSAVADAATRTFRVEVEMDNSDGALPSGLSAEVVLPFETVSAHRVSPALGRLDEQGRLGVHVVDDDDRIAFLPVEVVRARGDGVWITGLADRARIVTISQGSLAPGQRVTVTETPPEYLGDIPDNDAAPAEVPHEPEAGSENAAPAEDD; encoded by the coding sequence ATGCGCAGATTGATCAACCCGACATCGGTCGTATTTGTCGCGATCATACTGGTCATCGCCGTGTGGATCGGACGCGGCATGCTGTTCCGTGAGCAGGTGCAAGCACCGGAACCGGAGGATGAACGGGTGCCACGCGTTGCAGCAAGCTGGAGCGAGGCCGAGGACATCACGCTTGAACTGGTGCTGTACGGGGATGTGGAACCGGTTCAGGTCACTATTCTACGCGCGCGTGTGGACGGGATTATCGAAGAGATTGCCGCGCAAGGCAGTCATGTGTCGCGCGGCGACCGCGTCGGGCGGGTGTCGGCTGATGACCGCACGGCAAGGCTGGCGCGGGCCGAAGCGCAGGTCGCGTCTGCCAGTCGCGACTATGATGCGGCGCGCGGACTTGCGGATCGCGACATCGGCACCGAAGCAGAAGCGCAGGCCCGACGCGCCGAGTTGGAGGCCGCACGCGCCGAGTTGCAGACCATCGAACTGGAAATCGCCAATACCGAACTGACCGCACCCATAGATGGCGTCATTAACGAGGTTATCACCGATATTGGCAGCTATGTCAGTGTTGGCGGGGAAGTTCTGGAAGTGGTGGATAATGCGCGGCTGATTGCGTCGGTGCAGGTTCAGCAAACGGCCATTCAGGGCATCCGCACAGGGATGCCGGCGCTGGTGCGCTTTATCGGTGGCGGCGCGCAAGAGGGGGAAGTGCGCTTCGTTTCCGCAGTGGCAGATGCGGCGACGCGCACCTTCCGCGTCGAGGTGGAAATGGACAACAGCGATGGCGCGCTGCCTTCGGGCTTAAGCGCCGAGGTCGTTCTGCCGTTCGAGACTGTCAGCGCGCACAGGGTTTCACCGGCGCTGGGGCGTCTGGATGAACAGGGCCGGCTGGGCGTGCATGTGGTGGATGATGACGACCGGATTGCGTTCCTCCCTGTCGAGGTGGTGCGCGCCCGCGGCGATGGTGTCTGGATCACCGGCCTGGCGGACCGCGCGCGGATCGTCACCATCAGTCAGGGCAGCCTAGCGCCCGGCCAGCGGGTCACTGTCACTGAGACGCCCCCCGAATATCTGGGCGATATACCCGACAATGATGCCGCACCCGCCGAAGTGCCGCACGAACCGGAGGCCGGTTCTGAAAATGCCGCCCCTGCGGAGGATGACTGA